The Zingiber officinale cultivar Zhangliang chromosome 10A, Zo_v1.1, whole genome shotgun sequence genome contains a region encoding:
- the LOC122026530 gene encoding transcription termination factor MTERF15, mitochondrial-like has translation MLHSTIRRHALLALPQLHRIFFATSSPLSGGGTSSRDPHFMVEYLVNSCGFSMEEASKASKRLEHLRSTENPDAVLAFFRSHGIDGTNLRRMISWKPGCLCWNVESNLTPKFQFLRDLGLSESDLVDVITKNPFIVSLNVQRTLLPRLNVWESLFGSRELLLKYLRKQCWFLSSSIENVVRPNLNFLRDECDIPLERASLVLKHHPTFIAQNPNSLRALVDRAKGMGLTTRSRMFLWILHILFRVSREKVEAHYKLMRSFGLSNSELCTVIEKQPFFLTFSTDFLRIKMEFLVKDIGFTPSFIVKRPTLLVLSLKKRIIPRFQVMEILKSEGLWTSDDKLHMFLRTSDQKFLNNFILPYKDKFPKLLEISSAVAE, from the coding sequence ATGCTCCACTCGACCATCCGCCGCCATGCTCTTCTTGCCTTGCCCCAACTCCATCGCATTTTCTTCGCCACTTCCTCCCCCTTGTCAGGCGGAGGCACCTCTTCTCGCGATCCTCATTTCATGGTCGAGTACCTCGTGAACTCGTGCGGATTCTCCATGGAGGAGGCGTCGAAGGCCTCCAAGCGCCTCGAGCATCTCCGATCGACCGAGAATCCCGACGCGGTTCTTGCTTTCTTCAGATCTCATGGCATTGATGGCACTAACCTCAGGAGGATGATATCCTGGAAACCAGGATGTCTCTGCTGGAATGTGGAATCAAACCTCACCCCGAAGTTTCAATTTTTACGCGACCTGGGATTGTCAGAATCCGACCTCGTTGATGTCATCACGAAGAACCCCTTCATCGTGTCCCTCAATGTCCAGCGTACTCTTCTCCCCAGATTGAATGTATGGGAAAGTCTCTTTGGATCAAGGGAACTGCTCCTCAAGTATCTTAGGAAGCAGTGTTGGTTTTTGAGCAGCAGCATTGAGAATGTGGTACGTCCTAACCTGAACTTCTTACGGGATGAGTGTGATATTCCTCTCGAAAGGGCATCACTTGTCCTTAAACATCATCCAACCTTCATTGCACAAAACCCAAACTCATTACGAGCTTTGGTAGATCGAGCGAAGGGAATGGGATTGACTACGAGATCTCGAATGTTCCTCTGGATCCTTCACATTCTGTTTAGGGTCAGCAGAGAAAAAGTTGAGGCTCACTACAAGCTCATGaggagctttgggttgtcgaacTCGGAGTTATGTACTGTGATCGAAAAACAACCATTCTTCTTAACTTTTTCCACAGATTTCTTACGGATAAAGATGGAATTTTTGGTCAAGGACATTGGGTTCACCCCATCCTTCATTGTTAAGCGGCCGACGCTTTTAGTATTGAGTTTGAAGAAGAGGATAATTCCTCGGTTTCAGGTCATGGAGATATTAAAATCAGAAGGACTATGGACTTCAGACGACAAGCTGCATATGTTTCTCAGAACATCGGACCAAAAATTTCTTAACAACTTCATTCTTCCTTACAAAGATAAATTCCCCAAACTTCTTGAGATCTCGTCAGCTGTAGCTGAATGA